A genomic segment from Malus domestica chromosome 05, GDT2T_hap1 encodes:
- the LOC103435901 gene encoding cytochrome b561 and DOMON domain-containing protein At4g12980-like, whose product MASSSSSSSLSIFLPLTLLLLISPALSLTCTSQTFANNKLYSKCADLPVLSSFLHWTYDPANSTLSIAFISPPSKSDGWIAWAINPTSTGMPGSQTLLAYKKADGSMAVKTFNISSYKDILESKLSFDVWDTAAESSGGVFRLFAKLKVEKETVNQVWQVGPSVSDGFPAKHDFLTPNLNSKGTLSLTGGTTTTTASGGSKMKKRNIHGILNAVSWGLMFPIGIIVARYLRSFPSADPAWFYLHIFCQVSGYAIGVAGWATGIKLGSESKGVVYTNHRNIGIVLFALATLQIFALFLRPKKEHKFRFYWNIYHHTLGYTILVLGIINVFKGLDILNPAKHWRSTYIIVIITLGALALLLEAITWIVVLKRKSRKATKPYDGLNNGQG is encoded by the exons atggcttcttcttcctcctcctcttctctcTCAATATTTCTACCGCTCACCCTCCTTTTGCTTATCTCACCCGCGCTTTCCCTCACCTGCACCTCCCAAACCTTCGCCAACAACAAGCTCTACTCGAAATGCGCCGACCTCCCCGTCCTCAGCTCCTTCCTCCACTGGACCTACGACCCCGCCAACTCCACTCTCTCTATCGCCTTCATCTCGCCACCCTCCAAATCCGACGGCTGGATCGCCTGGGCCATCAACCCGACGTCCACCGGGATGCCTGGGTCCCAGACCCTCCTCGCCTACAAGAAGGCCGACGGCTCAATGGCCGTTAAAACCTTCAACATCAGCTCGTACAAGGATATTCTTGAGTCGAAGCTGTCGTTCGACGTGTGGGACACTGCGGCCGAGTCGTCCGGCGGCGTTTTTAGGCTGTTTGCGAAGTTGAAGGTGGAGAAGGAGACGGTGAACCAGGTTTGGCAGGTGGGGCCATCTGTTTCCGATGGGTTTCCGGCTAAACACGACTTCCTGACGCCGAATCTTAACTCGAAAGGGACACTGAGCTTGACCggcggcaccaccaccaccaccgctaGCGGGGGGTCCAAGATGAAGAagagaaat ATACATGGAATTTTGAATGCTGTGAGTTGGGGATTGATGTTTCCAATTGGAATCATCGTAGCAAGATACTTGAGGTCTTTTCCGTCTGCGGATCCAGCTTGGTTTTATCTTCATATATTCTGCCAGGTATCTGGTTATGCCATTGGTGTCGCCGGCTGGGCTACCGGAATTAAGCTCGGAAGTGAGTCCAAAGGGGTGGTTTACACTAATCATCGCAACATTGGAATTGTCCTGTTTGCCTTAGCAACTCTGCAG ATATTCGCATTGTTCTTGAGGCCAAAGAAGGAGCACAAGTTCAGGTTCTACTGGAACATCTACCACCACACTCTCGGATACACGATTCTTGTCCTCGGCATTATAAATGTGTTTAAGGGCTTAGACATACTAAATCCTGCTAAGCATTGGAGATCTACTTACATAATTGTGATTATTACGTTGGGTGCACTTGCATTGTTATTGGAAGCAATCACTTGGATTGTAGTCTTGAAGAGAAAGTCAAGAAAGGCCACCAAGCCGTATGATGGATTGAACAACGGACAAGGCTGA